One window from the genome of Vicia villosa cultivar HV-30 ecotype Madison, WI unplaced genomic scaffold, Vvil1.0 ctg.000101F_1_1_3, whole genome shotgun sequence encodes:
- the LOC131624082 gene encoding RING-H2 finger protein ATL63-like — MQSQSNSPITPKPMTSLTQIFQNIFSDNSNIMLAAIISLLLVILFVLLLHLYAKWFLAQAHSQAQARRRRRRRTTVTVSDVLGPARFHHFHTFNIEDSPLSSSHTKGLDSSIIASIPLFVYTQKNESEQEEKLECVICLSGFENGEMGRCLQKCGHGFHVECIDMWLSSHSNCPICRGSIVVLEKDDSSGVVDDSCSVEIVIEGSSTSEIRESEQGNDNIDNGIGRVSDSVSDQTSSSLFGCSLKTVFNKVFTSSNVNVVESQS; from the coding sequence ATGCAATCCCAATCCAACTCACCCATCACACCAAAACCAATGACCTCCCTCACtcaaatcttccaaaacatttTCTCAGATAACAGCAACATCATGCTTGCTGCCATCATTTCTTTACTACTAGTCATCCTCTTTGTCCTCCTTCTCCATCTCTATGCCAAATGGTTCCTTGCTCAAGCACATTCTCAAGCTCAAGCTCGCCGCCGCCGTCGCCGGAGAACAACTGTAACTGTCTCTGATGTCCTTGGCCCTGCCAGGTTCCATCACTTCCATACCTTCAACATTGAAGACTCACCTCTTTCCAGTTCACACACTAAAGGTCTTGACTCTTCCATCATTGCTTCTATTCCTTTGTTTGTTTACACACAAAAGAATGAAAGTGAACAAGAGGAGAAACTCGAGTGTGTGATTTGTTTGAGTGGCTTTGAGAACGGTGAAATGGGAAGGTGTTTGCAGAAATGTGGACATGGTTTTCATGTGGAGTGTATTGATATGTGGTTGAGTTCGCATTCTAATTGTCCTATTTGTAGAGGTTCAATTGTTGTTTTGGAGAAGGATGATTCTTCAGGTGTTGTTGATGATTCTTGTTCTGTTGAAATTGTGATTGAGGGAAGTTCCACCTCTGAGATTAGAGAGAGTGAACAAGGGAATGATAATATTGATAATGGAATTGGAAGGGTAAGTGATTCTGTTTCAGATCAAACTTCTTCTTCGTTGTTTGGTTGTTCTTTGAAGACAGTTTTCAACAAAGTTTTCACATCTTCCAATGTTAATGTTGTTGAATCACAATCTTGA